CAACGCTGTTAAGCGTGAGCTCGGTATTGCTTTTATGTCTGAGATGGCGCTCGCTGAAGACGATCACGATACCAGCGTAAAGGCTATCCCGGTAACAGATCTGATGGTTGAGAAGGATGTCTATGTCGTTTACAGTAAAAACAGAACAAATAAAAAACTTCTCAAACATTTTATCGAAACAATTCTGAAGTTTAAGTGATCCTGAACGAAGAACTTGAGCTGAAATACATTCTTGAAAAGGGGTTGGATGAAGTTAATCTGATAGATGTCCGTTCCCCTTTAGAATATAGCGAAGATCACATACCGACAGCGGTTAATATACCTCTGCTGGATGATGATGAGCGGAGACTTGTGGGAACCTGCTATAAGCAGAAAGGACCAAAGGATGCTCGCCTGTTAGGAGTTGAGCTTGTCAGTCCGAAGCTGCCGGAGTTTATCAGGCAGTTTCTGGAAGTTAAGCAGAATAATAAAATGACAATCGCCTACTGCTGGCGCGGCGGTCTCAGAAGCAACAGCTCTGCCGGGCTGGTGCGGATTGCCGGGATGCAGGTTTATGTTATCAAGGGCGGATGGAAAGAGTTCCGCAGACACGTTGCTGCATTTATGGAAAATTTTCCTCCAGAACTTCATTTTATAAATTTTTATGGTCCGACAGGTTGTGCAAAGACAGAAATACTCCGCAGACTGGACAGAAGCGGGCTCAATGTGCTTGATCTGGAAAAGGCAGCGGCGCATAAAGGCTCCAGCTTCGGCAGAGTCGATGAACCGGATTTTAAAAATGTTACTCAGAAAAACTTTGAATCAAAAATATGGCATACTTTCTATAGAAAAGGGGGGAGGCTCTTTTTAGTAGAGGGTGAAAGCAAAAAGATAGGAAAAGTGAGTATCCCCAATGCTGTATTTGACCGGATGCAGTCCGGCGTGAGTGTTGTGGCGGATACAAGTCTTGATTTCAGGGTAGCCTTTACTGTAGAAAATTATAAACCAGACCGATATAAAGAGGAGATACGTGAGTCTCTCATACGGCTTAAAAGATTTATAGGCGCAGCAAAGGTGTCTGAACTGTCCGGTATGCTCGACAGAAATGATTATGAAACATTTACCAGAGATATGCTGATCAATTATTATGACCCCCTTTACCTGCGCTCGATACCGAAAAAACCGGACTATGTAATTAATTATGAAAGCATTGAAGAAGGCGCAGAAAAACTTAGCGGCATTTATGAAAACGTCGAGACTGATTAGTCTCTGTCTGTTCTTTCTTGCCGCCTGCACATCCACATCCCATTCAGAATACAGCCGAGGCACATACGGGTATAAAGTACCCGAAGGCGCAGTAATGTCCGGAGCAGTGTTCGACAGACCTTATACTGTCCGCGGGATAACCTATTATCGTCTTAAATCTGTAAAGTCATTTAATCAGACAGGTCTTGCAAGCTGGTACGGCAGACAGGAGCATGGGAAACTGACAGCCAGTGGTGAACGATATAACATGTATGCGATGACTGCCGCTCATAAACAGCTCCCCCTCGGGAGCAAAGTCCTTGTGCGCTGCATGGAGACCAACAGAGAAGTTATTGTCACAATAAACGATAGAGGTCCTCATGTGCCGGGCAGGGTAATTGATTTATCATACACCGGCGCAGCTAAGCTTGGTATTGTGGACAAAGGGCTGACCAAAGTTACTCTGGAGCTTTTGAATGGAGAGGAGACAGAACCTGCCGACGGACATTTTTCTGTACAGTTGGCATCATTTTCTATGAAAGCAAACGCACGTGAGCTTGCTGACAGATTTCGCAACTCAAAAGTTGTTGCGGCATATGTGAACGGCAGGCAGTATTTCAGGGTTAAAGTCACAGGGTTTGCATCCCGCGGCGCCGCTGAAAATTATAAAAGCCGTGTGTCAGGTCAATATCCAGGAGCACTTGTCATAGCTGAAGATTAGTGCTGAAGTGTTCCCAGCTGCTGACTCTTGGCTTAAAAAGATGTAATGAAGTATTATTAATGGAGTTTATAAATCAATGAGAAACGAACGAAAAAATGATTCACTGAGAAAAGTTGAGATAATTAAAGACTACATCAGCCACCCGGAAGGCTCTGTTTTAGTGGCATTTGGAGATACAAAAGTGATCTGTAACGCATCTGTTTCTGAAGGGGTGCCGCCGTTCCTGAGAGATTCCGGCACAGGCTGGGTTACGGCAGAATACGCTATGCTCCCCAGAGCTACCCATACAAGAAATCAGCGTGAATCAAAGCGCGGCAAACAGGACGGCAGGTCACAGGAGATATCAAGACTGATAGGCAGAAGTCTGCGTGCAGCTGTGGATTTTGAAAAACTGGGCGAAAACACTGTTACCATAGACTGTGACGTAATTCAGGCTGACGGCGGTACAAGGACAGCGGCTATAACAGGCGGTTTCTGCGCCCTTTACATGGCGTGTGAGTGGATGATTAAACAGGGAATGATAGCAGAGAACCCCGTGACCGGAATGGTTTCGGCGATCAGCGTCGGTATTGTTATGGGTGAGCCTATGCTTGACCTTGAGTATGCGGAAGACAGCATTGCTGATGTTGATATGAATCTTGTCGTTAAGGATAACGCCGAGATAGTCGAGATTCAGGGGAGTGCAGAGAAAGTTGCGTTTGACAGGGATTTGCTCAATAAAATGCTGGATCTTGGCTTTAAGGGTATTAAGGAGCTTACCGATATTCAGAAACAGGTAATAAAATGAAACTCTTCGTTGCTACAAAAAATCAACATAAGCTCAGAGAGATAAAAGAGATACTGGACGGTATCGAAGTTTGCTCTGTTTATGATGTTGTGGATAACAGTATAGATGTCGAAGAAACAGGTGTTACGTTTGTGGAGAATGCTTCACTTAAGGCTAAAGCTCTCTCGAAGCTGGTTGACGGCTATGTGATAGCGGATGATTCAGGGATATCTGTAGATGCTCTGGACGGTGCTCCGGGAGTTTACTCTGCACGATTTG
This window of the Denitrovibrio acetiphilus DSM 12809 genome carries:
- the mnmH gene encoding tRNA 2-selenouridine(34) synthase MnmH — its product is MILNEELELKYILEKGLDEVNLIDVRSPLEYSEDHIPTAVNIPLLDDDERRLVGTCYKQKGPKDARLLGVELVSPKLPEFIRQFLEVKQNNKMTIAYCWRGGLRSNSSAGLVRIAGMQVYVIKGGWKEFRRHVAAFMENFPPELHFINFYGPTGCAKTEILRRLDRSGLNVLDLEKAAAHKGSSFGRVDEPDFKNVTQKNFESKIWHTFYRKGGRLFLVEGESKKIGKVSIPNAVFDRMQSGVSVVADTSLDFRVAFTVENYKPDRYKEEIRESLIRLKRFIGAAKVSELSGMLDRNDYETFTRDMLINYYDPLYLRSIPKKPDYVINYESIEEGAEKLSGIYENVETD
- a CDS encoding septal ring lytic transglycosylase RlpA family protein, producing MKTSRLISLCLFFLAACTSTSHSEYSRGTYGYKVPEGAVMSGAVFDRPYTVRGITYYRLKSVKSFNQTGLASWYGRQEHGKLTASGERYNMYAMTAAHKQLPLGSKVLVRCMETNREVIVTINDRGPHVPGRVIDLSYTGAAKLGIVDKGLTKVTLELLNGEETEPADGHFSVQLASFSMKANARELADRFRNSKVVAAYVNGRQYFRVKVTGFASRGAAENYKSRVSGQYPGALVIAED
- the rph gene encoding ribonuclease PH → MRNERKNDSLRKVEIIKDYISHPEGSVLVAFGDTKVICNASVSEGVPPFLRDSGTGWVTAEYAMLPRATHTRNQRESKRGKQDGRSQEISRLIGRSLRAAVDFEKLGENTVTIDCDVIQADGGTRTAAITGGFCALYMACEWMIKQGMIAENPVTGMVSAISVGIVMGEPMLDLEYAEDSIADVDMNLVVKDNAEIVEIQGSAEKVAFDRDLLNKMLDLGFKGIKELTDIQKQVIK